The following proteins come from a genomic window of Bactrocera tryoni isolate S06 chromosome 1, CSIRO_BtryS06_freeze2, whole genome shotgun sequence:
- the LOC120767330 gene encoding coiled-coil domain-containing protein 149 isoform X1 — translation MLMGEEIHSHNHLDPVDFNMITEHMGDFNVNEEIDLFHIELTSALHRKLMSKVEALRIIRKELEQFRTERDQFKLMAETLQLRYSALTRNNGYNGCVGIDGNKSSVASILHETRERNIKLTTEVESLKQKLNELRGDIELLRSSSKEGNCEKTQMDMADDTNNSDALQWKKERSSFIYHLENLKKKNLQLAFDLKTLIDEKEDIVSERDAYKCKAHRLNHALLNALNANIAHPQFLDIDGILLENKYLHERLKNFESELDITKQSLTKYKTMLETKRKKGIVKLGSSANDESILSHKQVKTMLENGVDLPTKTETIQDLKSLCLALLDNLNDKHIALNHQKKTNKILAAKIAELDQRIQCLSGIETTTGTTSSCISEYSPTQLLLQHYSASSVDSSDILETDTVTPTTANPKYSVILKLNDTETLTTENEDSKTSRLGISEDCVDSLSTESGRSILSSEYGGFAEALGIRSLNEFSRAAIDAYKTPSTTTESGDNSSTKYNSNSQSHHIDRDIARERYNDLKDLPPELAAMVQQALHELDMRDFDEMVNVNVSDYDRAVNAKVFPNIATSYAVDKREEKSQTEV, via the exons ATGTTGATGGGAGAGGAAATACATTCACATAATCATTTGGATCCGGTTGATTTTAATATGATTACCGAGCATATGGGAGACTTCAACGTAAATGAAGAAATTGATTTGTTTCACATCGAATTA ACATCTGCATTACATAGAAAGCTGATGAGCAAGGTGGAAGCTCTACGTATTATACGCAAagaattggagcaatttcggaCAGAACGTGACCAATTCAAATTGATGGCAGAAACGTTGCAACTAAGGTATTCTGCCTTAACGCGCAACAATGGGTACAATGGGTGCGTCGGTATAGACGGTAATAAATCTAGTGTTGCGTCAATATTACATGAAACCCGCGAACGAAATATAAAACTAACCACCGAAGTAGAATCTCTGaaacaaaaactaaacgaaCTGCGTGGTGATATTGAACTTCTTAGATCATCCAGCAAAGAaggaaattgtgaaaaaacacaaatggaCATGGCTGACGATACTAATAATAGCGATGCTCTTCAATGGAAGAAAGAACGATCAAGTTTTATCTACCATTTggagaacttaaaaaaaaag AATTTGCAACTAGCCTTtgatttaaaaactttgattgATGAGAAAGAAGATATCGTATCTGAACGAGATGCTTACAAATGTAAGGCTCATCGGTTAAACCATGCGTTGTTAAATGCACTGAACGCGAACATAGCACATCCACAG TTCCTTGATATTGATGGCATATTACTGGAAAATAAGTACCTGCATGAACgtttaaaaaactttgaaagCGAACTTGATATAACTAAACAATCGTTAACCAAATACAAG ACTATGTTGGAAACGAAGCGTAAGAAGGGTATAGTTAAACTAGGTTCTAGTGCAAATGATGAAAGTATTTTATCTCATAAACAAG TTAAAACAATGCTTGAGAATGGTGTGGACTTGCCCACAAAAACCGAAACAATTCAAGACTTAAAATCTCTTTGTTTGGCTCTACTGGATAATTTAAACGATAAACATATTGCCTTAAACCATCAGAAAAAAACCAACAA AATTCTTGCGGCAAAAATTGCTGAATTAGACCAACGCATTCAGTGCTTATCGGGCATTGAAACTACAACTGGAACAACATCATCTTGCATTAGTGAATACTCACCTACTCAGTTATTGCTGCAACACTACAGCGCTTCATCTGTGGACTCGAGTGACATATTAGAAACAGACACAGTAACACCAACTACAGCTAATCCGAAATATTCAGTAATCCTTAAATTAAACGATACTGAAACTTTGACAACTGAAAATGAAGATTCAAAAACGTCTCGTTTGGGTATATCAGAAGACTGCGTAGACTCTCTATCAACAGAATCTGGCCGGAGTATATTATCTTCAGAGTACGGCGGTTTCGCAGAAGCTTTAGGTATACGTAGTCTCAACGAATTCTCCAGAGCTGCCATAGATGCGTACAAGACACCATCTACCACCACAGAATCGGGAGATAACTCAAGCACaaaatacaattcaaattcTCAGTCACATCACATAGACAGAGATATCGCTAGAGAAAGGTATAACGATTTAAAAGACTTACCACCAGAGCTGGCTGCAATGGTACAGCAAGCACTCCATGAATTAGATATGCGTGATTTTGATGAAATGGTGAACGTAAATGTAAGTGACTATGACAGAGCAGTTAATGCCAAAGTATTCCCAAATATTGCCACTTCATATGCAGTTGacaaaagagaagaaaaatcACAAACAGAAGTTTAA
- the LOC120767330 gene encoding coiled-coil domain-containing protein 149 isoform X2 yields MLMGEEIHSHNHLDPVDFNMITEHMGDFNTSALHRKLMSKVEALRIIRKELEQFRTERDQFKLMAETLQLRYSALTRNNGYNGCVGIDGNKSSVASILHETRERNIKLTTEVESLKQKLNELRGDIELLRSSSKEGNCEKTQMDMADDTNNSDALQWKKERSSFIYHLENLKKKNLQLAFDLKTLIDEKEDIVSERDAYKCKAHRLNHALLNALNANIAHPQFLDIDGILLENKYLHERLKNFESELDITKQSLTKYKTMLETKRKKGIVKLGSSANDESILSHKQVKTMLENGVDLPTKTETIQDLKSLCLALLDNLNDKHIALNHQKKTNKILAAKIAELDQRIQCLSGIETTTGTTSSCISEYSPTQLLLQHYSASSVDSSDILETDTVTPTTANPKYSVILKLNDTETLTTENEDSKTSRLGISEDCVDSLSTESGRSILSSEYGGFAEALGIRSLNEFSRAAIDAYKTPSTTTESGDNSSTKYNSNSQSHHIDRDIARERYNDLKDLPPELAAMVQQALHELDMRDFDEMVNVNVSDYDRAVNAKVFPNIATSYAVDKREEKSQTEV; encoded by the exons ATGTTGATGGGAGAGGAAATACATTCACATAATCATTTGGATCCGGTTGATTTTAATATGATTACCGAGCATATGGGAGACTTCAAC ACATCTGCATTACATAGAAAGCTGATGAGCAAGGTGGAAGCTCTACGTATTATACGCAAagaattggagcaatttcggaCAGAACGTGACCAATTCAAATTGATGGCAGAAACGTTGCAACTAAGGTATTCTGCCTTAACGCGCAACAATGGGTACAATGGGTGCGTCGGTATAGACGGTAATAAATCTAGTGTTGCGTCAATATTACATGAAACCCGCGAACGAAATATAAAACTAACCACCGAAGTAGAATCTCTGaaacaaaaactaaacgaaCTGCGTGGTGATATTGAACTTCTTAGATCATCCAGCAAAGAaggaaattgtgaaaaaacacaaatggaCATGGCTGACGATACTAATAATAGCGATGCTCTTCAATGGAAGAAAGAACGATCAAGTTTTATCTACCATTTggagaacttaaaaaaaaag AATTTGCAACTAGCCTTtgatttaaaaactttgattgATGAGAAAGAAGATATCGTATCTGAACGAGATGCTTACAAATGTAAGGCTCATCGGTTAAACCATGCGTTGTTAAATGCACTGAACGCGAACATAGCACATCCACAG TTCCTTGATATTGATGGCATATTACTGGAAAATAAGTACCTGCATGAACgtttaaaaaactttgaaagCGAACTTGATATAACTAAACAATCGTTAACCAAATACAAG ACTATGTTGGAAACGAAGCGTAAGAAGGGTATAGTTAAACTAGGTTCTAGTGCAAATGATGAAAGTATTTTATCTCATAAACAAG TTAAAACAATGCTTGAGAATGGTGTGGACTTGCCCACAAAAACCGAAACAATTCAAGACTTAAAATCTCTTTGTTTGGCTCTACTGGATAATTTAAACGATAAACATATTGCCTTAAACCATCAGAAAAAAACCAACAA AATTCTTGCGGCAAAAATTGCTGAATTAGACCAACGCATTCAGTGCTTATCGGGCATTGAAACTACAACTGGAACAACATCATCTTGCATTAGTGAATACTCACCTACTCAGTTATTGCTGCAACACTACAGCGCTTCATCTGTGGACTCGAGTGACATATTAGAAACAGACACAGTAACACCAACTACAGCTAATCCGAAATATTCAGTAATCCTTAAATTAAACGATACTGAAACTTTGACAACTGAAAATGAAGATTCAAAAACGTCTCGTTTGGGTATATCAGAAGACTGCGTAGACTCTCTATCAACAGAATCTGGCCGGAGTATATTATCTTCAGAGTACGGCGGTTTCGCAGAAGCTTTAGGTATACGTAGTCTCAACGAATTCTCCAGAGCTGCCATAGATGCGTACAAGACACCATCTACCACCACAGAATCGGGAGATAACTCAAGCACaaaatacaattcaaattcTCAGTCACATCACATAGACAGAGATATCGCTAGAGAAAGGTATAACGATTTAAAAGACTTACCACCAGAGCTGGCTGCAATGGTACAGCAAGCACTCCATGAATTAGATATGCGTGATTTTGATGAAATGGTGAACGTAAATGTAAGTGACTATGACAGAGCAGTTAATGCCAAAGTATTCCCAAATATTGCCACTTCATATGCAGTTGacaaaagagaagaaaaatcACAAACAGAAGTTTAA
- the LOC120767344 gene encoding protein Lilipod, producing MDEEEEEVTDIKLQIFHNNLRENIIFLLLLMLLYLASYALITRFRRKDREDLFSTDEDEVLVYRISSWLCTFSMAIAVGAALLLPISIASNEVLLLYPNSYYVKWLNSSLIQGLWNHIFLFSNLSLFVFLPFAYLFTESTGFVGHKKGIIARAYETFTVFSLLATVVLGITYVLSAVMDPDRIGFLSLLNLGSVHLPFLYSCVSFLGVLLLLVCTPLGFVRLFGVVGQVLVKPHLLRDVNEEYQVFYMEIASLKRKIANIELLNISISSNGGAGSLHNDYSSGYTNVGGYYPHTSLGHLYQRKPLENHQTEQQKLKQRLRELESESRELEKLRKSSAFQRNFVYPLAMLLLLFFTGITVLLVVQNTLELLIGIKALPLSTRQFTLGITSLSKMGPFGAGLEVCLIFYLGATSVVGFYTMPFMRNVCPQKRKTSLAQLILNCALVLILSSALPLLSRIIGITNFDLLGDFGAIEWLGNFQIVLLYNLVFGTTTALCLVNKFTAAVRQELCARLVENYVIFTNYMSFIN from the exons ATGGatgaggaagaggaagaagtaACTGAtatcaaattacaaatttttcataacAATCTTCGCGAAAATATT ATATTTCTACTGCTTTTAATGTTGCTGTATCTTGCCTCCTATGCGCTGATAACGCGCTTTCGCCGGAAAGATCGTGAAGATCTGTTTTCCACGGATGAAGATGAAGTGCTCGTCTATCGTATAAG CTCTTGGCTGTGTACATTTTCTATGGCGATCGCTGTTGGCGCCGCCCTTCTGCTCCCGATTTCAATAGCAAGCAATGAGGTTCTGTTGCTGTACCCTAACAGCTATTATGTAAAATGGCTCAATAGTTCTTTGATACAAG GTCTTTGgaatcatatatttttattttccaatctctccttatttgtatttttgccaTTTGCGTATCTCTTTACGGAATCTACTGGTTTCGTTGGGCATAAAAAGGGTATAATTGCGCGCGCTTATGAAACATTTACAGTATTTAGCCTCTTAGCCACGGTGGTTTTAGGCATTACTTATGTACTCTCTGCTGTTATGGATCCAGATAGAATCGGATTTTTATCACTGCTAA ATTTAGGCAGTGTgcatttaccatttttatattcgtGTGTATCATTTTTGGGAGTGCTATTATTACTCG TTTGCACACCGCTTGGTTTCGTTCGCCTCTTTGGAGTTGTGGGACAAGTACTTGTGAAGCCACATTTACTTCGCGACGTAAATGAAGAATACCAAGTGTTTTACATGGAAATCGCCAGTTTAAAGCGCAAAATTGCGAACATTGAACTACTAAATATTAGTATCAGCAGCAACGGCGGCGCCGGCAGTTTACACAACGATTATAGCAGTGGTTATACAAATGTTGGTGGATATTATCCTCATACGTCGTTGGGGCATCTTTATCAACGAAAACCTTTGGAAAATCACCAAACCGAGCAACAGAAGCTCAAACAAAGACTGAGAGAATTGGAGTCTGAAAGTAGAGAGTTGGAGAAATTACGCAAGTCATCGGCGTTTCAACGAAATTTCGTTTATCCTCtggcaatgttgttgttgctctttttCACCGGTATAACTGTTTTGCTGGTAGTCCAAAATACATTAGAGTTGCTAATTGGAATCAAAGCATTACCGCTAAGCACTCGG CAATTTACGCTTGGCATCACTTCGCTATCGAAGATGGGACCCTTTGGAGCAGGTTTAGAAGTGtgtttaattttctatttaggTGCGACTTCTGTTGTTGGCTTTTATACCATGCCTTTTATGCGCAATGTTTGTCCACAAAAACGAAAGACTTCTCTCGCACAACTAATACTTAATTGTGCGCTAGTTTTAATATTAAGTTCAGCACTGCCGTTGCTCAGTAGAATTATTG gcATTACAAATTTCGATCTATTGGGGGATTTTGGTGCTATCGAGTGGTTAGgcaattttcaaattgttttacTTTATAATTTAGTCTTTGGCACCACGACAGCGCTTTGCTTGGTGAATAAATTTACAGCAGCTGTGCGTCAGGAATTGTGTGCGCGGTTAGTTGAGAACTATGTAATCTTCACTAATTATATGTCATTTATCAATTGA
- the LOC120767371 gene encoding tetratricopeptide repeat protein 12 translates to MAQGDMDEDFLNFESKVNQVMKLLEDMAAANKSDAESAAKKPETKSEINQDNFIVNVRQDRTVLNRKAGQKDPSDTGGPQQMDKYTFMQQMEQDAAERTKIRQERERISQNFRSMGNDAYRKQNYEKAIQMYTKAIEHVKDSPILYNNRALCYLKLRNSKRAIIDADYVINKLDEKNLRSWLYRAAAYLRLGDEKNYENSIKFAKKNNTKEISYITAFQEKLRTDF, encoded by the exons ATGGCGCAGGGAGATATGGATGAGGACTTTCTTAACTTTGAATCCAAAGTAAATCAGGTAATGAAACTTTTGGAGGATATGGCGGCCGCAAATAAATCCGATGCAGAAAGTGCTGCTAAAAAGCCAGAAAC AAAGTCCGAAATTAATCAGGATAATTTCATTGTCAATGTTCGTCAAGACCGCACAGTGCTCAATCGCAAAGCGGGTCAAAAAGACCCATCAGACACTGGAGGTCCACAACAAATGGACAAGTACACATTTATGCAGCAGATGGAGCAGGATGCCGCCGAAAGAACCAAGATTCGACAGGAACGTGAGCGTATTTCTCAAAACTTTCGCAG CATGGGCAACGATGCTTATCGTAAGCAGAACTATGAAAAGGCaatacaaatgtatacaaaagCTATTGAACACGTTAAAGACAGCCCTATATTATACAACAACCGAGCACTATGCTATCTTAA GTTGAGAAACTCTAAACGGGCAATTATTGATGCTGATTACGTAATTAATAAATTGGACGAGAAGAATTTGCGGTCGTGGTTGTACAGAGCAGCTGCTTATCTGAGATTGggtgatgaaaaaaattacgagaACAGCATTAAATtcgcaaagaaaaataatactaaagAAATCAGCTATATAACTGCATTTCAAGAAAAACTCAGAACTGATttctaa